From Nitrobacter sp. NHB1, a single genomic window includes:
- a CDS encoding DUF3597 domain-containing protein, translated as MSIFGKIMGAIFGTQAEAATPTGETGGGTAVSSGGAVASVDVTAILDKAVAAKKEKLEWRTSIVDLMKALDVDSSLSARKELAKDLKYPGDTNDSATMNIWLHKQMMAELATNGGKLPPDMKH; from the coding sequence ATGAGCATATTTGGAAAGATCATGGGCGCCATCTTCGGTACGCAAGCCGAAGCGGCAACACCGACAGGTGAAACAGGCGGCGGTACAGCCGTTTCATCGGGCGGTGCGGTCGCGAGCGTCGATGTCACTGCCATTCTCGACAAGGCCGTCGCCGCCAAGAAGGAAAAGCTGGAATGGCGGACCTCGATCGTGGATCTGATGAAGGCGCTCGATGTCGATTCCAGTCTGAGTGCCCGCAAGGAACTGGCCAAGGATCTGAAATACCCGGGCGACACCAACGATTCCGCGACGATGAACATCTGGCTGCACAAGCAGATGATGGCTGAGCTCGCAACCAACGGTGGCAAGCTGCCGCCCGACATGAAACACTGA
- a CDS encoding DUF2189 domain-containing protein, whose protein sequence is MATSYPVDITTRLQSGAIGVDGPVIRHIGFSDLLDSLRLGWEDFKAVPSHAIVLCVIYPILGLLLARAVLGYSIFPLLFPVAAGFALIGPFAALGLYELSYRRELGMEASAWHALRVLRAPSFGSMLGLGALLLAIFAVWVATAHAIYVSTFGNTPASAIPDFVTRVFTTPEGWRLIVVGCGVGFLFAAVALCISIVSFPLMLHQHADMTDAMLTSMRVVAKNPVAAAEWGLIVAVLLVLGTIPFFLGLTIVMPLLGHATWHLYRKAIETPLTSPSHEVPERETEKRYAADFPSVLFQWHYWRRTDL, encoded by the coding sequence ATGGCCACCTCTTACCCTGTAGACATCACGACACGCCTACAATCAGGGGCGATCGGTGTAGACGGACCGGTGATCCGTCATATCGGCTTCTCCGACCTTCTCGATTCGTTGCGGCTGGGCTGGGAAGACTTCAAGGCGGTACCGAGCCACGCCATCGTCCTTTGCGTGATCTATCCCATACTCGGACTCCTGCTGGCGCGGGCAGTGCTTGGTTATTCGATCTTTCCGCTGCTGTTTCCGGTCGCCGCCGGCTTTGCCCTGATCGGGCCGTTTGCGGCGCTCGGACTCTATGAACTGAGCTATCGGCGCGAACTCGGCATGGAGGCCTCCGCCTGGCACGCGCTCCGCGTGTTGCGGGCACCGTCGTTCGGATCGATGCTTGGACTGGGCGCGCTTCTGCTTGCCATTTTCGCCGTCTGGGTGGCAACCGCGCACGCGATCTATGTGTCCACCTTCGGCAATACACCCGCATCGGCGATTCCCGATTTCGTCACGCGGGTTTTCACCACGCCCGAGGGCTGGCGCCTGATCGTGGTCGGTTGCGGCGTCGGATTCCTGTTTGCAGCCGTCGCCTTGTGCATCAGCATCGTGTCGTTCCCGCTGATGCTCCACCAGCACGCCGACATGACCGATGCCATGTTGACGTCGATGCGCGTGGTCGCGAAAAATCCAGTCGCAGCCGCGGAATGGGGTTTGATCGTTGCCGTCCTGCTGGTTCTTGGGACGATCCCCTTCTTCCTCGGCCTCACGATTGTGATGCCGCTGCTCGGTCATGCGACGTGGCATCTCTATCGGAAGGCGATCGAGACCCCCTTGACGTCGCCATCGCACGAAGTCCCGGAAAGGGAGACGGAAAAGCGCTACGCCGCCGACTTCCCGTCGGTGCTCTTCCAGTGGCACTACTGGAGACGGACCGATCTATAG
- the trmFO gene encoding methylenetetrahydrofolate--tRNA-(uracil(54)-C(5))-methyltransferase (FADH(2)-oxidizing) TrmFO, whose translation MTQIEFSRADVHVVGAGLAGSEAAWQVANHGVRVVLHEMRPHRMTAAHRTDGLAELVCSNSFRSDDAANNAVGLLHAEMRRLGSLIMRCADANQVPAGGALAVDRDGFSSAVTKALDDHPLIEISRTEVDGLPPADWRNVIVATGPLTSAPLAAAIRALTDESALAFFDAIAPIVHRDSIDMSKAWFQSRYDKVGPGGNGADYINCPMTEAQYHAFVDALIEGEKVDFKDWETDTPYFDGCLPIEVMAERGRETLRHGPMKPVGLTNPHDPTVKPYAIVQLRQDNRLGTLYNIVGFQTKLKHGAQTRVFRTIPGLETAEFARLGGLHRNTFLNSPKLLDTRLRLRAEPRLRFAGQMTGCEGYVESAAIGLIAGLYAASDARARSLAAPPPTTALGALIGHITGGHIESIDAGPRSFQPMNINFGLFPPLANPPAKKPDGTRLRGNEKTIAKKQAISARALADLDRWIADALRVAAAA comes from the coding sequence ATGACACAGATCGAATTCTCCCGCGCTGACGTCCATGTCGTCGGCGCCGGCCTTGCCGGCTCGGAAGCCGCCTGGCAGGTCGCAAATCACGGCGTTCGGGTGGTGCTGCACGAGATGCGGCCGCACCGGATGACGGCGGCGCACCGGACCGACGGCCTCGCTGAACTCGTCTGCTCCAATTCGTTCCGCTCCGACGACGCCGCCAACAACGCGGTCGGACTGCTGCACGCCGAGATGCGCCGGCTGGGATCGCTGATCATGCGCTGCGCCGATGCCAATCAGGTTCCGGCCGGCGGCGCGCTCGCGGTAGACCGTGACGGTTTTTCGTCTGCCGTTACCAAGGCTCTCGACGATCATCCGCTGATCGAGATCAGCCGAACTGAGGTCGATGGCCTGCCGCCGGCGGATTGGCGCAACGTCATCGTCGCCACGGGTCCCCTCACCTCGGCTCCTCTCGCCGCCGCGATCCGCGCATTGACCGACGAATCCGCGCTGGCCTTTTTCGACGCGATCGCGCCGATCGTCCACCGCGACTCCATCGATATGTCGAAGGCCTGGTTCCAGTCGCGCTATGACAAGGTCGGTCCGGGCGGCAACGGCGCGGACTACATCAATTGCCCGATGACCGAGGCGCAGTATCACGCCTTCGTGGACGCGCTGATCGAGGGCGAGAAGGTCGACTTCAAGGACTGGGAGACCGATACGCCCTACTTCGACGGCTGCCTGCCGATCGAGGTGATGGCGGAACGCGGCCGCGAGACCCTGCGCCATGGGCCGATGAAGCCGGTCGGCTTGACCAATCCGCACGATCCGACGGTGAAGCCCTATGCGATTGTGCAGTTGCGTCAGGACAACAGGCTTGGCACGCTTTACAATATCGTGGGCTTCCAGACCAAGCTGAAGCACGGCGCGCAAACCCGTGTCTTCCGCACCATTCCGGGCCTTGAGACAGCGGAGTTCGCCCGCCTCGGCGGCCTGCATCGCAACACGTTTTTGAATTCGCCAAAGCTGCTCGACACCCGGTTGCGTTTGCGCGCCGAGCCGCGGCTGCGCTTTGCCGGGCAGATGACGGGTTGCGAAGGTTACGTCGAATCCGCCGCCATCGGCCTGATCGCCGGCCTCTATGCCGCGTCGGACGCGCGGGCGCGGAGCCTCGCCGCTCCGCCGCCGACCACGGCGCTCGGCGCGCTGATTGGCCACATCACCGGCGGTCACATCGAGAGCATTGACGCCGGACCCCGCTCATTCCAGCCGATGAACATCAACTTCGGATTGTTTCCGCCGCTTGCCAATCCGCCAGCGAAGAAGCCGGACGGCACGCGGCTGCGCGGCAACGAGAAGACCATCGCGAAAAAGCAGGCTATCAGTGCGCGCGCGCTCGCCGACCTCGATCGCTGGATCGCGGATGCGCTCCGCGTTGCGGCCGCTGCATAA
- a CDS encoding AMP-binding enzyme has translation MPLPKQDAAFLSATWTEGVLLKRDVFSTVERGRFRAASGEVDAVLRRLDQVPWWSYGVARHLFARERRALQRAGGLSVGPDLLWSGRQALVRGFIDGVALHLARPHGDRAYFQSAKAALRKLHRAGICHNDLAKEQNWLRGSDGRAYLTDFQLAACFNRRSRLFRIAAYEDLRHLLKHKRTYAPDALTPRERKILARKSLVARTWLMTGKKVYNAVTRGVFNFTDREGGGRRLVSDAPVLIARIKDNPAVRDAAIVAFADRRSGVGLYAFVEADQAGLESQLRATLAAANDPKPPEHIQIVPRLPRDASGKVRTEILQLIAMNQIDLIEPLITSPADREFFRGILESRKNLRDRFNFESTDQALPS, from the coding sequence ATGCCCCTTCCCAAACAGGACGCCGCATTCCTGTCCGCAACGTGGACCGAAGGCGTCCTGCTGAAACGCGACGTGTTTTCCACCGTGGAGCGCGGACGTTTTCGCGCTGCTTCCGGCGAGGTCGATGCGGTGCTGCGGCGGCTCGACCAGGTGCCGTGGTGGTCTTATGGTGTCGCGCGTCACCTGTTCGCGCGCGAACGCCGGGCCTTGCAGCGCGCCGGCGGCCTCTCCGTCGGGCCGGATCTGCTATGGTCCGGACGGCAGGCGTTGGTGCGCGGCTTCATCGATGGCGTGGCGCTGCATCTCGCCAGGCCTCACGGCGACCGCGCCTACTTCCAGTCTGCCAAAGCGGCGCTGCGCAAGCTGCATCGCGCCGGTATCTGCCACAACGATCTCGCCAAGGAACAGAACTGGTTGCGCGGCAGCGATGGCCGCGCCTACCTGACCGACTTCCAGCTTGCGGCGTGCTTCAACCGGCGGTCGCGGCTATTTCGCATCGCCGCCTACGAGGATCTGCGTCATCTTCTGAAGCACAAGCGCACCTACGCGCCGGACGCACTGACGCCCCGCGAGCGCAAGATACTGGCGCGCAAATCGCTGGTGGCGCGGACATGGCTGATGACGGGCAAGAAGGTCTACAACGCCGTCACACGCGGCGTGTTCAATTTCACCGACCGCGAAGGCGGCGGCCGGCGCCTCGTCAGCGACGCCCCCGTGCTGATCGCGCGCATCAAGGACAACCCGGCGGTACGCGACGCGGCCATCGTCGCCTTCGCGGACCGTCGAAGCGGCGTCGGCCTCTACGCCTTTGTCGAGGCCGATCAGGCCGGGCTGGAATCGCAGTTGCGGGCCACGCTCGCTGCGGCAAACGATCCAAAGCCGCCGGAACACATACAAATCGTGCCGCGCCTGCCGCGCGATGCAAGCGGCAAGGTGCGCACGGAAATCCTTCAGCTCATCGCGATGAACCAGATCGATTTGATTGAACCGCTCATTACCAGCCCCGCGGACCGCGAATTTTTCCGCGGCATCCTCGAGAGCCGCAAAAACCTGCGCGACAGATTTAATTTCGAGTCAACCGACCAGGCGCTGCCATCCTGA
- a CDS encoding phytoene/squalene synthase family protein, with protein MSGAASENSSAAFCADLVRNHDFESYATTLFAPLRCRRALLALYAFNVEIVRVREQITQPLPGEIRLQWWTDVLAGAGHGGIEGNPVAAELLLAIRGHGLPVERLSRLIEAHQFDLYNDPMPDLAALEQYLFDTSCTLFSLASCIAGHQSDETDHLARHAGLARGIAQVIAMLGFDASRRQSYVPLQLLEQHGSTLEQVFAGRDMPSLRAALSGLADESRSHLDAALALLPDLPPESRAVYLPLALVRSALNRMAQADVDPFMPQVALRLRILWTLWRASRTTTFRA; from the coding sequence ATGAGCGGTGCGGCATCGGAGAATTCGTCCGCGGCGTTCTGCGCAGACCTCGTGCGTAACCACGATTTCGAAAGCTATGCGACGACGCTGTTCGCGCCGCTCCGTTGCCGCCGCGCGCTGCTGGCGCTTTATGCCTTTAATGTCGAGATCGTCAGGGTCAGGGAGCAGATCACCCAGCCGTTGCCGGGCGAAATCCGTCTGCAATGGTGGACCGATGTACTCGCTGGTGCGGGACACGGTGGTATTGAAGGCAATCCGGTGGCGGCCGAACTGCTGCTGGCGATCCGGGGCCATGGTCTGCCGGTCGAGCGGTTGTCGCGTCTGATCGAGGCGCATCAGTTCGATCTCTACAACGATCCGATGCCGGACTTGGCGGCGCTGGAGCAATATCTCTTTGATACATCGTGCACGCTGTTTTCGCTTGCCTCGTGTATCGCCGGACACCAATCTGATGAGACGGATCATCTGGCGCGTCACGCGGGTCTCGCGCGCGGTATCGCGCAGGTGATCGCGATGCTGGGTTTTGACGCGTCGCGGCGTCAGTCGTATGTACCGCTGCAATTGCTGGAGCAGCACGGCAGCACTCTGGAACAGGTGTTCGCGGGTCGGGACATGCCGTCGCTTCGCGCAGCCCTCAGTGGACTGGCCGATGAATCACGATCGCATCTCGATGCGGCGCTGGCACTGCTGCCGGACCTGCCGCCGGAGTCGCGGGCGGTGTATCTCCCGCTCGCGCTGGTGCGCTCCGCATTGAATCGCATGGCTCAAGCCGACGTCGATCCCTTCATGCCGCAGGTTGCATTGCGGCTGCGCATCCTGTGGACGTTGTGGCGGGCATCGCGCACGACGACGTTTCGTGCCTGA
- a CDS encoding Mth938-like domain-containing protein: MSADPSDAPHLPRPAPIEAYGNGGFRFDTMSHRGSLLCLPDGIWAWPVTRPDDIDRHALARVFAGAAGIDTLLIGTGTEVWLAPTDLREALRRAHVGVDTMLTGPAIRTYNIMLGERRRVAAALIAVP; the protein is encoded by the coding sequence GTGAGCGCCGACCCGTCGGATGCGCCGCACCTTCCGCGGCCCGCGCCGATCGAGGCCTATGGCAACGGTGGCTTCCGCTTCGATACCATGTCGCATCGCGGCTCGCTGCTATGCCTGCCGGACGGCATCTGGGCGTGGCCGGTGACGCGGCCGGATGACATCGACCGCCATGCCCTGGCGCGGGTTTTCGCGGGCGCCGCCGGAATCGATACCCTGCTGATCGGCACCGGCACCGAGGTGTGGCTCGCGCCAACCGACCTGCGCGAGGCGCTGCGCCGCGCTCACGTCGGGGTGGACACCATGCTGACCGGACCCGCGATCCGAACCTACAACATCATGCTGGGCGAGCGGCGCCGGGTCGCGGCGGCGCTGATAGCCGTTCCATGA
- the secF gene encoding protein translocase subunit SecF codes for MTHWILLGLGALIVVLTIVSCFGLLPSLRIVPDDTHFDFTRFRRISFPISAVLSIVAITLFFTHGLNFGIDFKGGTLLEVQAKSGDVDIATMRATLNKLGLGDVQIQQFGGPTEVLIRVAEQPGGDAAQQVAVQKVRGALGDSVNYRRVEVVGPRVSGELLAYGMIGLMLAILGILIYLWFRFEWQFALGAMVANVHDIVLTIGFMSISQVDFDLTSIAALLTILGYSLNDTVVIYDRIREMLRRYKKLPMPELLNESINSTLSRSIITHVTVTLALLALLLFGGPAIHSFTAVMMFGVVLVGTYTSIFIAAPILIYLGVGDHRVNVEEKSAKSEAANSDKAAKQPETAKLEKTAKSEKTAKPQKTVKPEKSAKPQKPSKP; via the coding sequence GTGACCCACTGGATTTTACTCGGGCTCGGTGCCCTCATCGTCGTGCTGACCATCGTCAGTTGCTTCGGCCTGCTGCCGTCGCTGCGGATCGTTCCCGACGATACGCATTTCGACTTCACGCGTTTCCGCCGCATCAGCTTTCCGATTTCCGCTGTGCTGTCGATCGTCGCCATCACGCTGTTCTTCACGCACGGCCTGAATTTCGGCATCGATTTCAAGGGCGGCACGCTGCTCGAGGTGCAGGCGAAGTCCGGCGACGTGGACATCGCGACGATGCGCGCGACGCTGAACAAGCTCGGTCTTGGCGACGTCCAGATCCAGCAGTTCGGCGGCCCGACCGAAGTGCTGATTCGCGTCGCCGAGCAGCCGGGCGGAGATGCCGCGCAGCAGGTGGCGGTACAGAAGGTGCGCGGCGCGCTGGGCGACAGCGTCAACTATCGCCGCGTCGAGGTGGTCGGACCGCGCGTGTCCGGCGAATTGCTCGCCTACGGCATGATCGGCCTGATGCTGGCGATTCTCGGCATCCTGATCTATCTTTGGTTTCGGTTCGAGTGGCAATTCGCGCTCGGCGCCATGGTCGCCAACGTCCATGACATCGTGCTGACCATCGGCTTCATGTCGATCTCGCAGGTCGACTTCGACCTCACCAGCATCGCGGCGCTTCTGACCATTCTCGGCTACTCGCTGAACGACACCGTCGTCATCTACGACCGGATTCGCGAAATGCTGCGGCGCTACAAGAAGCTGCCGATGCCGGAACTGCTCAACGAATCCATCAATTCGACCTTGTCGCGCTCGATCATCACCCACGTCACGGTCACGCTGGCGCTGCTGGCATTGCTGCTGTTCGGCGGACCGGCCATCCACAGCTTCACCGCGGTGATGATGTTCGGCGTGGTGCTCGTCGGCACTTACACCTCGATCTTCATCGCGGCGCCGATCCTGATCTATCTCGGGGTCGGCGATCACCGCGTCAACGTCGAGGAGAAGTCGGCCAAGTCTGAGGCAGCCAATTCCGACAAGGCGGCTAAGCAGCCCGAGACGGCCAAGCTCGAGAAGACAGCCAAGTCGGAGAAGACGGCTAAACCACAGAAGACGGTCAAACCTGAGAAGTCGGCCAAACCGCAGAAGCCATCGAAGCCGTGA
- the secD gene encoding protein translocase subunit SecD, whose translation MLYFTRWKALAIIVIALAICLCAVPNFFPEAQVKTWPKWAQRHLVLGLDLQGGSYLLLEVDSNYVKKEKLDQVRDDARKALRDARIAYTGLAAKNGVVEVRISKEEEYQTALGKLRELSHPLGGLLGSSGQRSLEVSSADGGLIRMTVPQAAVSDRIRQSVEQSIQIIEKRVNELGTVEPLIQRQGTDRILVQVPGLQDPTRLKEIIGKTAKMDFRMVDSSVSPEQALQGRVPADSEVLMSSQAPKTPYVVKKQVLVSGGDLIDAQPGFDSRTSEPIVSFRFNSNGARKFAQATSENVGQPFAIVLDNEVISAPVIREPITGGSGQISGNFTVQEANDLAILLRAGALPAPLTIIEERTVGPGLGQDSIEKGELAAYVGSIMVIVFMLLTYRLFGVFANIAVAINVAMIFGVLSLLNATLTLPGIAGIVLTVGIAVDSNVLIYERIREEIRGGRTAISAIDAGFKRALATILDSNITTFIAAAVLFYIGSGPVRGFAVTLGIGIITTVFTAFEVTRLIVATWVRWKRPQNVPI comes from the coding sequence ATGTTGTATTTTACGCGGTGGAAGGCACTGGCGATCATCGTGATTGCCCTCGCGATCTGCCTGTGCGCGGTGCCGAACTTCTTCCCCGAGGCCCAGGTCAAGACCTGGCCGAAATGGGCGCAGCGTCATCTCGTGCTGGGGCTCGATCTTCAGGGCGGCTCGTATCTGCTGCTTGAGGTCGATTCCAACTACGTCAAAAAAGAGAAACTCGATCAAGTCCGCGACGACGCACGCAAGGCGCTGCGCGACGCGCGGATCGCCTATACCGGCCTTGCCGCCAAGAACGGCGTGGTCGAGGTGCGCATCAGCAAGGAGGAGGAATACCAGACGGCGCTCGGCAAGTTGCGCGAGCTGTCGCATCCGCTCGGAGGTCTGCTCGGCTCCAGTGGCCAGCGCAGCCTCGAAGTCAGCAGTGCTGACGGCGGGCTGATTCGCATGACGGTTCCGCAGGCTGCGGTCAGTGACCGCATCCGCCAGTCGGTCGAGCAGTCGATCCAGATTATCGAGAAGCGCGTCAACGAACTCGGTACCGTCGAGCCGCTGATCCAACGCCAGGGCACCGATCGCATTCTGGTGCAGGTGCCCGGATTGCAGGACCCGACGCGGTTGAAGGAAATTATCGGCAAGACCGCCAAGATGGACTTCCGCATGGTCGATTCGAGCGTGTCGCCCGAGCAGGCCCTTCAGGGCCGGGTGCCTGCCGATTCCGAAGTGCTGATGAGTTCGCAGGCGCCCAAGACGCCTTACGTCGTCAAGAAGCAGGTGCTCGTCTCCGGCGGCGACCTGATCGACGCCCAGCCCGGATTCGATTCTCGCACCAGCGAGCCGATCGTGAGCTTCCGATTCAACAGCAACGGCGCGCGCAAGTTCGCGCAGGCGACGTCGGAAAACGTCGGACAGCCATTTGCCATCGTACTCGACAACGAGGTGATCTCGGCGCCGGTCATCCGCGAACCGATCACCGGCGGCTCCGGTCAGATTTCCGGCAACTTCACGGTGCAGGAGGCCAACGACCTTGCGATCCTGCTGCGCGCCGGCGCGCTGCCGGCGCCGCTGACGATCATCGAGGAGCGCACCGTCGGTCCCGGCCTCGGACAGGATTCGATCGAAAAAGGCGAACTCGCCGCCTATGTCGGCTCGATCATGGTGATCGTGTTCATGCTGCTGACCTACCGGCTGTTCGGGGTGTTTGCGAATATTGCGGTCGCCATCAACGTCGCCATGATTTTCGGCGTGCTGTCGTTGCTGAACGCGACGCTGACGCTGCCCGGCATCGCCGGGATCGTGCTGACCGTGGGCATCGCCGTCGATTCCAACGTGCTGATCTATGAGCGTATCCGCGAGGAAATCCGCGGCGGCCGCACCGCGATTTCGGCGATCGACGCCGGCTTCAAGCGGGCGCTGGCGACGATCCTGGATTCCAACATCACGACGTTCATCGCTGCGGCGGTGCTGTTCTATATCGGCAGCGGCCCGGTGCGCGGCTTCGCCGTGACGCTCGGCATCGGCATCATCACCACGGTGTTCACCGCCTTCGAGGTGACCCGGCTGATCGTCGCGACATGGGTGCGCTGGAAGCGGCCGCAAAACGTACCGATCTGA
- the yajC gene encoding preprotein translocase subunit YajC, with amino-acid sequence MFITPAFAQAATGMGDTNNLLMSLLPFALIFIVMYFLIIRPQQKKAKEHNELVKNIRRGDVVITTGGLVGKVTKVVDDDQIEFEIADGVRVRQMRHMISIVRAKGEPAKGEPVKGESTKGSAKGEGAKDDSAAS; translated from the coding sequence ATGTTCATTACTCCCGCGTTTGCTCAGGCCGCCACCGGTATGGGCGACACCAACAACTTGCTGATGTCGCTGCTGCCGTTCGCGCTGATCTTTATCGTCATGTATTTCCTGATCATCCGGCCCCAGCAGAAGAAGGCGAAAGAGCACAATGAGCTGGTGAAGAATATCCGTCGCGGTGACGTCGTCATCACGACAGGTGGTCTCGTCGGGAAGGTCACCAAGGTTGTGGATGACGACCAGATCGAGTTCGAGATCGCGGACGGCGTCCGGGTGCGGCAGATGCGGCATATGATTTCGATCGTCCGCGCCAAGGGCGAGCCGGCCAAGGGCGAGCCGGTAAAGGGTGAATCGACAAAGGGAAGTGCCAAAGGCGAGGGCGCCAAGGACGACAGCGCCGCGAGCTAA
- a CDS encoding ATP-binding protein gives MTKKSLKTGSRAAPRARSGNRGVGATKGLETAAAPAAAERIARALEAIAAAMSSAAERPDNRAALTRADAFVWHPDGRLMPVPQVSRVDLALLKGIDRMRDILIENTERFARGLPANNALLWGARGMGKSSLVKAAHASVNAEVGGRLKLIEIHREDIESLPGLMELLRSSDFHFIVFCDDLSFDGDDASYKSLKAVLEGGIEGRPDNVILYATSNRRHLLAREMIENERSTAINPGEAVEEKVSLSDRFGLWLGFHRCSQDEYLAMVRGYCSHFGIKLDDSELEREALEWSTTRGSRSGRVAWQFTQELAGRLGVRLAAK, from the coding sequence ATGACAAAAAAGTCACTGAAAACCGGCTCCCGCGCAGCGCCAAGGGCTCGCTCCGGCAACCGGGGCGTCGGCGCGACAAAAGGTCTGGAAACGGCCGCGGCGCCCGCCGCCGCGGAGCGGATCGCGCGCGCGCTCGAAGCGATTGCCGCCGCCATGTCCTCCGCGGCGGAACGGCCCGACAACCGCGCTGCGCTGACGCGCGCCGACGCCTTCGTCTGGCATCCCGACGGACGATTGATGCCGGTCCCGCAGGTCAGCCGCGTCGATCTCGCCCTGCTCAAGGGCATCGACCGGATGCGCGATATCCTGATCGAGAACACCGAACGCTTCGCCAGGGGGCTGCCTGCGAACAACGCCCTGCTCTGGGGCGCGCGCGGCATGGGCAAGTCGTCGCTGGTCAAGGCGGCACATGCCAGCGTCAACGCCGAGGTCGGAGGTCGGCTCAAGCTGATCGAAATTCACCGCGAGGATATCGAGAGCCTGCCGGGCCTGATGGAGTTGCTGCGCTCATCGGACTTCCATTTCATCGTGTTCTGCGACGACCTGTCGTTCGACGGCGATGATGCCTCTTACAAATCGCTAAAGGCGGTGCTCGAGGGCGGCATCGAGGGACGCCCGGACAACGTCATCCTGTACGCGACATCGAACCGCCGCCACCTGCTGGCGCGCGAGATGATCGAGAACGAGCGATCGACCGCGATCAATCCCGGCGAGGCCGTCGAGGAAAAGGTCTCGCTGTCCGACCGCTTCGGCCTCTGGCTCGGCTTTCATCGTTGCAGTCAGGATGAATATCTCGCGATGGTGCGCGGCTATTGCTCCCACTTCGGCATCAAGCTCGACGACTCCGAGCTGGAGCGGGAGGCGCTTGAATGGTCGACCACGCGCGGCTCGCGTTCCGGCCGCGTCGCCTGGCAGTTCACGCAGGAACTCGCAGGGCGGCTCGGCGTGCGGCTCGCTGCGAAGTAA
- a CDS encoding LysM peptidoglycan-binding domain-containing M23 family metallopeptidase: MSRVVELLCSRRVPQVAVLALVSIGFAGCSADMSTRLAQIDSNPQQSNHFGWQRDATGSVTAAPAAPIERSELPRYSRPQYQSQPLPPPISTPGSYPVASGVSGGRRDAHSYAPPARPIASTGAVAARDGWNHSGGTPIVVGTSDTLEGLSHRYGVSTAEILKANGYRGPRRLQPGQRLIIPKRAAAANTHAAPAEKPAAVAAAAPGGVHYVNRGDTLMSIARHNHISVAELARANGLQRSTKLKIGMKITVPSKTKTAAVAAQPVVAAAASPAAPASAPAVHVAAAAPQGPVQKVNLAVATATPEAAVVKPAVKAAEATGALPRFRWPVRGRVIAAYGARTNGKSNDGINVSVPEGTPVKAAGDGVVAYAGNELKGYGNLILVRHPNGYVTAYAHASELLVKRGDTIKRGQVIAKSGQSGEAASPQLHFEIRKGSTPVDPLQFLSGA, from the coding sequence ATGTCCCGTGTCGTCGAGTTGCTTTGCTCGCGTCGCGTACCGCAAGTCGCGGTGCTGGCGCTGGTATCGATCGGTTTTGCCGGATGTAGTGCGGACATGTCCACGCGCCTGGCGCAGATCGACAGTAATCCGCAGCAGTCAAATCATTTCGGATGGCAGCGCGATGCCACCGGCTCGGTGACCGCAGCGCCCGCGGCTCCGATCGAACGCAGCGAGTTGCCGCGTTATTCGCGGCCGCAATATCAATCCCAGCCGCTGCCGCCGCCGATCTCGACGCCAGGATCCTATCCGGTAGCATCGGGCGTATCGGGAGGCAGGCGCGACGCCCACTCGTATGCGCCTCCCGCCCGTCCGATCGCGTCCACTGGCGCTGTCGCGGCGCGGGACGGCTGGAATCACAGCGGCGGCACCCCGATCGTCGTCGGCACCAGCGACACGCTGGAAGGATTGTCGCACCGCTATGGCGTCTCCACCGCCGAAATCCTCAAGGCCAACGGCTACCGCGGTCCGCGCCGGTTGCAGCCCGGCCAGCGATTGATCATTCCAAAGCGCGCGGCGGCCGCGAACACCCATGCCGCCCCGGCTGAGAAGCCCGCCGCGGTCGCTGCGGCTGCGCCCGGAGGAGTCCACTACGTCAATCGCGGCGACACGTTGATGAGCATCGCGCGCCACAATCACATTTCGGTTGCCGAACTTGCGCGCGCCAACGGCCTGCAACGCAGCACGAAACTGAAGATCGGCATGAAGATCACGGTGCCGTCAAAGACAAAGACCGCCGCGGTGGCCGCGCAGCCTGTTGTCGCTGCGGCCGCGTCTCCCGCCGCGCCTGCATCTGCGCCTGCGGTTCACGTTGCGGCGGCGGCACCCCAAGGTCCGGTGCAGAAGGTCAACCTCGCGGTTGCGACGGCGACGCCCGAAGCGGCCGTGGTCAAACCCGCCGTCAAGGCCGCCGAGGCGACCGGCGCATTGCCAAGATTCCGCTGGCCGGTGCGCGGCCGCGTGATCGCAGCCTATGGCGCCAGGACCAACGGCAAATCAAATGACGGCATCAACGTCTCCGTGCCCGAGGGCACGCCGGTGAAGGCTGCCGGGGATGGCGTCGTTGCTTATGCCGGAAACGAACTCAAGGGCTACGGCAACCTGATCCTGGTTCGGCACCCCAATGGTTACGTGACCGCATATGCCCATGCGAGTGAGCTGTTGGTGAAGCGCGGGGATACCATCAAGCGCGGCCAGGTCATTGCCAAGTCGGGTCAGTCGGGCGAAGCGGCGTCGCCGCAGCTCCACTTCGAGATCCGAAAAGGATCTACACCGGTTGACCCGCTTCAATTCCTCAGTGGGGCGTGA